The following proteins are co-located in the Haloarcula marismortui ATCC 43049 genome:
- the uvrB gene encoding excinuclease ABC subunit UvrB, with protein MSDTGGPLSIDRPDVDREFRVDAPFDPAGDQPEAIEQLASGYRQGMDRQTLLGVTGSGKTNTVSWVVEEIQQPTLVIAHNKTLAAQLYEEFRELFPDNAVEYFVSYYDYYQPEAYVEQTDTFIDKDASINDEIDRLRHSATRSLLTRDDVIVVASVSAIYGLGDPRNYIDMSLSLEVGQEIERDELLGQLVDLNYERNDVDFTQGTFRVRGDTLEIYPMYARYALRVEFWGDEIDRMLKVDPLEGEVKSEEPAALLHPAEHYSIPEQRLQRAIDEIEKLLDQRISYFERQGNHVAAQRIEERTTFDIEMMQETGYCSGIENYSVHLSDRETGEAPYTLLDYFPDDFLTVVDESHQTLPQIRGQFEGDKSRKESLVENGFRLPTAFDNRPLTFEEFEEKTDQTLYVSATPGDYERDHSDQVVEQIVRPTHLVDPAVEIASATGQVEDLLERIDDRVDRDERVLVTTLTKRMAEDLTEYLEESGVNVAYMHDETDTLERHELIRSLRLGDIDVLVGINLLREGLDIPEVSLVAILDADQEGFLRSETTLVQTMGRAARNVNGEVVLYADERSNAMQSAIQETQRRRRIQQQYNEDHGFEPTTIEKEVGETNLPGSKTETGGISSDGASDADEATRQIEQLEERMQEAADNLEFELAADIRDRIRELREEFDLDGGDDSDGVPAPGPEF; from the coding sequence ATGAGCGACACCGGCGGCCCCCTCTCTATCGACCGACCAGATGTCGACCGCGAGTTCCGTGTCGACGCCCCGTTCGACCCCGCGGGCGACCAGCCCGAGGCCATCGAACAGCTGGCGTCGGGCTATCGTCAGGGGATGGACCGGCAGACACTGCTCGGTGTGACCGGCTCTGGGAAGACAAACACCGTCTCGTGGGTCGTCGAGGAGATCCAGCAGCCGACCCTCGTTATCGCTCACAACAAGACCCTTGCAGCACAACTGTACGAGGAGTTCCGCGAGCTGTTCCCGGACAACGCCGTCGAGTACTTCGTCTCCTACTACGACTACTACCAGCCCGAGGCCTACGTCGAGCAGACGGACACGTTCATCGACAAGGACGCCTCAATCAACGACGAAATCGACCGCCTGCGCCACTCCGCGACGCGCTCGCTGCTCACCCGAGACGACGTCATCGTCGTCGCGTCGGTGTCGGCCATCTACGGGCTCGGTGACCCGCGAAACTACATCGACATGTCCCTCTCGCTCGAAGTGGGACAGGAGATCGAACGCGACGAACTGCTCGGTCAGCTGGTCGACCTGAACTACGAGCGCAACGACGTGGACTTCACGCAGGGGACCTTCCGCGTGCGCGGGGACACGCTCGAAATCTACCCGATGTACGCCCGCTACGCCCTTCGCGTGGAGTTCTGGGGCGACGAGATCGACCGGATGCTGAAAGTCGACCCGCTGGAGGGTGAGGTCAAAAGCGAGGAGCCAGCCGCGCTGTTGCACCCGGCGGAGCACTACTCGATTCCGGAACAGCGGCTCCAGCGGGCCATCGACGAAATTGAGAAACTGCTGGACCAGCGTATCAGTTACTTCGAGCGCCAGGGCAACCACGTCGCCGCACAGCGCATCGAGGAGCGGACCACGTTCGACATCGAGATGATGCAGGAGACGGGCTACTGCTCGGGCATCGAGAACTACTCGGTCCACCTCTCGGACCGCGAGACAGGCGAGGCCCCCTACACCCTGCTGGATTACTTCCCCGACGACTTTCTCACCGTTGTCGACGAGTCCCACCAGACGCTCCCCCAGATCCGCGGCCAGTTCGAGGGTGACAAGAGCCGCAAGGAGAGCCTCGTCGAGAACGGCTTCCGCCTGCCGACGGCCTTCGACAACCGCCCGCTCACCTTCGAGGAGTTCGAGGAGAAAACTGACCAGACACTGTACGTGAGCGCCACGCCGGGCGACTACGAGCGCGACCACAGCGACCAGGTCGTCGAGCAGATTGTCCGCCCGACACACCTCGTCGACCCGGCTGTCGAAATCGCCTCGGCGACGGGGCAAGTCGAGGACCTGTTAGAACGCATCGATGACCGCGTCGACCGCGACGAACGGGTACTGGTGACCACACTCACGAAACGCATGGCTGAGGACCTCACGGAGTATCTCGAAGAGTCCGGCGTGAATGTCGCCTACATGCACGACGAGACGGACACGCTGGAACGGCACGAACTCATCCGCTCGCTCAGGCTGGGCGACATCGACGTGCTGGTCGGCATCAACCTGCTCCGGGAAGGACTGGACATTCCGGAGGTCTCACTCGTGGCGATTCTCGATGCCGATCAAGAGGGGTTCCTGCGCTCGGAGACGACGCTCGTCCAGACGATGGGCCGGGCCGCCCGGAACGTCAACGGCGAGGTGGTGCTGTACGCAGACGAGCGCAGCAACGCCATGCAGTCGGCCATTCAAGAGACTCAGCGCCGCCGGCGCATCCAGCAGCAGTACAACGAGGACCACGGCTTCGAGCCGACCACCATCGAGAAGGAAGTCGGCGAGACGAACCTGCCCGGGAGCAAGACCGAGACCGGCGGCATTTCGAGTGACGGCGCGAGTGACGCCGACGAGGCCACCCGCCAGATCGAACAGCTGGAAGAACGGATGCAGGAGGCCGCGGACAATCTGGAGTTCGAACTGGCGGCGGACATCAGAGACCGTATCCGGGAACTGCGCGAGGAGTTCGACCTCGACGGCGGCGACGACAGCGACGGCGTGCCGGCACCCGGTCCCGAGTTCTGA
- a CDS encoding sensor histidine kinase, whose translation MFEYIRSVGRGFSSTGLVVAGLGFFLTRFTVTLAVSDGTMAFVFSGVLPLVLGLGLSAFGVALAVGEFEHAFVRTVTLWCLAGTGAMFVLVLVTLIGNGSMGPLSTAGSRSYLSNFLIGGGVGGALTGVYAGRSNRQQRELEQQAARLDLVNRILRDRVLNALTVIRGRVEIAESRDGVSTADILSVIDDRSAGVQQVVENMKHITHGGADLSLDAVPVVPCVESGVDAVRETHPSADYDLRADVPPDLQVRANTMLDNLVAHLVENAVVYNDSDSPRVEVGVTATEDTVAISVSDNGPGLPERQLDLLARGEIGSYEDRSTGFGLDLVRLLVRSYGGRTAATVTDDGTTVTLTLLRVSAEDGVVKATPEDVLGLSPRRLSVAVGVSLVAAVVMGVPMQVLSGGVPVVGALYGVENALVGWLTHGFHSIVFGLVYAALVRTAPAHLSDRLRYYGIALGWSLALWFVAAGLVMPVWLSLVGIEASLPNLSAAALLSHLLWGGSLAALYHYGCRVWPP comes from the coding sequence ATGTTCGAGTACATCCGTTCCGTGGGTCGTGGCTTCTCGTCGACTGGACTCGTTGTCGCCGGCCTCGGCTTCTTCCTGACCCGGTTCACGGTCACGCTGGCGGTTAGCGACGGCACGATGGCGTTCGTCTTCAGTGGCGTGTTGCCACTGGTGCTCGGTCTGGGGCTGTCCGCGTTCGGTGTCGCTCTTGCCGTTGGTGAGTTCGAACACGCCTTCGTTCGGACGGTCACGCTATGGTGTCTCGCAGGCACTGGCGCGATGTTCGTTCTCGTTCTTGTGACACTGATTGGTAACGGCAGCATGGGGCCGCTGTCAACCGCGGGGAGCCGGTCGTACCTGTCGAACTTCCTCATTGGGGGCGGTGTCGGCGGCGCACTCACTGGCGTCTACGCCGGGCGGTCGAACCGACAGCAACGCGAACTCGAACAGCAGGCTGCCAGGCTGGACCTGGTCAACCGCATCCTTCGAGATAGGGTCCTGAACGCGCTGACGGTCATCCGGGGTCGGGTAGAGATTGCGGAATCACGGGACGGTGTCAGCACGGCCGACATCCTGTCAGTCATCGACGACCGTTCGGCCGGCGTCCAGCAGGTCGTCGAGAACATGAAACACATCACCCACGGCGGGGCCGACCTGTCGCTAGACGCTGTCCCCGTGGTCCCATGCGTGGAGTCGGGCGTCGACGCCGTCCGCGAGACACACCCGTCGGCCGACTACGACCTGCGGGCCGACGTGCCCCCGGACCTGCAGGTGCGGGCCAACACGATGCTTGACAACCTCGTCGCGCATCTGGTCGAGAACGCGGTCGTCTACAATGACAGCGACAGCCCTCGCGTCGAGGTTGGGGTCACCGCCACCGAGGACACTGTCGCCATCAGCGTCAGCGACAACGGCCCGGGACTGCCCGAGCGACAACTCGACTTGCTTGCCCGCGGTGAAATCGGTTCCTACGAGGACCGCTCGACCGGCTTCGGGCTGGACCTCGTTCGCTTGCTCGTCCGGAGCTACGGTGGGCGGACGGCGGCCACCGTCACGGATGACGGAACGACAGTCACGCTGACACTGCTGCGTGTCTCGGCCGAAGACGGCGTCGTGAAGGCTACGCCCGAGGATGTGCTGGGACTCTCGCCACGCCGCCTGAGCGTGGCTGTCGGGGTGTCGCTCGTCGCTGCCGTCGTCATGGGCGTCCCGATGCAGGTCCTCTCCGGGGGCGTCCCAGTCGTCGGGGCGCTGTACGGCGTCGAGAACGCGCTGGTCGGCTGGCTCACACACGGGTTCCACAGCATCGTCTTCGGACTGGTGTACGCTGCCTTGGTCCGAACCGCGCCAGCCCATCTCTCCGACCGGCTCCGATACTACGGAATCGCCCTCGGCTGGTCGCTCGCACTCTGGTTTGTGGCAGCCGGGCTCGTCATGCCGGTGTGGCTCTCGCTTGTCGGTATCGAGGCGAGCCTCCCGAACCTCAGCGCAGCGGCGCTGCTGTCCCATCTCCTCTGGGGTGGCTCTCTCGCCGCGCTCTACCACTACGGCTGCCGTGTCTGGCCTCCCTGA
- the cbiT gene encoding precorrin-6Y C5,15-methyltransferase (decarboxylating) subunit CbiT, whose amino-acid sequence MSRVSLPHDAKAGPTKPEVRAVLASKLALTGSDHFAEVGSCTGAVTITAARRAGRVTALERKGNRLDVTRKNLAANDVDADVELREAEAPEGLPDDADVLFLGGSRNYEAILDHAVETGVDRIVMNVSRLEVAGAATEAFRERDILEEVVQFQVSHGYELAGATSFNSENPVYMLVGSASEDVAADGGSPTETEATDGGQR is encoded by the coding sequence ATGTCCCGCGTCTCGCTCCCACACGATGCGAAGGCCGGTCCCACCAAGCCGGAGGTCCGGGCCGTCCTCGCCAGCAAACTCGCTCTCACCGGGTCCGACCACTTTGCGGAGGTCGGTTCCTGTACCGGTGCCGTCACCATCACGGCGGCGCGCCGGGCCGGGCGTGTCACTGCGCTCGAACGCAAGGGGAATCGACTCGACGTGACTCGCAAGAACCTCGCCGCCAACGACGTTGACGCTGATGTCGAATTGCGCGAGGCCGAGGCCCCGGAGGGCTTGCCGGACGACGCCGACGTCCTCTTCCTCGGCGGGTCACGCAACTATGAAGCCATTCTCGACCACGCGGTCGAAACCGGCGTCGACCGAATCGTGATGAACGTCTCGCGGCTCGAAGTCGCCGGCGCGGCGACAGAGGCCTTTCGCGAGCGCGACATTCTGGAAGAGGTTGTCCAGTTTCAGGTGAGCCACGGCTACGAACTCGCCGGCGCGACGAGCTTCAACTCGGAGAACCCGGTGTATATGCTCGTCGGCAGCGCCAGCGAGGACGTTGCCGCCGACGGCGGGTCACCGACTGAGACTGAGGCGACCGACGGAGGCCAGCGATGA
- a CDS encoding cobalt-factor II C(20)-methyltransferase, whose amino-acid sequence MTLYGIGLGPGQPDLVTVRGKRALESADVVYSPGRLSRSVATKHVPEERIGDLDFPMTRDEEKLRAAWKEAAAEIAPTARDGDAAFVTLGDPNVYSTFGHLRRTLAAFHPEVDLEVVPGVSAMSAFATALGVEITAGSSLALREADRGASPTGPDRMILFKVTDAPATHEGLVEAGYDVVYGRRLFMEQGETVVTDDPTDIDERDYYTLAYAEKPETRVEQATDAFLEAADESGVVTDGGENGSGEVVRQERSAAALCGDEVQHD is encoded by the coding sequence ATGACACTCTACGGCATCGGCCTCGGTCCTGGTCAGCCCGACCTGGTAACCGTCCGTGGGAAGCGCGCGCTGGAATCCGCCGACGTGGTGTACTCGCCGGGGCGGCTCTCGCGGTCGGTCGCGACCAAGCACGTCCCCGAGGAGCGCATCGGCGACCTCGACTTCCCGATGACACGCGACGAGGAGAAACTCCGGGCGGCCTGGAAGGAAGCCGCCGCCGAAATCGCGCCGACCGCCCGCGACGGCGATGCCGCCTTCGTCACGCTTGGAGACCCGAACGTCTACTCGACCTTTGGCCATCTCCGGCGGACGCTCGCGGCGTTTCACCCCGAAGTCGACCTCGAAGTGGTGCCCGGCGTCAGCGCTATGTCGGCGTTTGCGACCGCACTTGGCGTCGAAATCACCGCCGGGTCGAGCTTGGCGCTGCGTGAGGCCGACCGCGGCGCGTCGCCGACCGGCCCCGACCGGATGATTCTGTTCAAGGTGACCGACGCGCCGGCCACTCACGAAGGGCTGGTTGAGGCCGGCTACGACGTGGTGTACGGCCGCCGGCTGTTCATGGAACAGGGCGAGACGGTCGTGACCGACGACCCGACCGATATCGATGAGCGAGACTACTACACGCTAGCTTACGCCGAGAAGCCCGAGACGCGCGTCGAGCAGGCGACCGACGCCTTCCTCGAAGCGGCCGACGAGAGCGGTGTCGTGACCGACGGCGGCGAGAACGGGTCCGGGGAAGTAGTGCGACAGGAGCGCTCTGCAGCCGCCCTTTGCGGCGACGAGGTGCAGCATGACTGA
- a CDS encoding cobalt-precorrin-4/precorrin-4 C(11)-methyltransferase: MTDETDETDPQTAIDSVAGNRDDRVYEYSAGDDQEGIPFVGAGPGNPRLLTVAGRELLADADLVVHAGSLVNSELLEEYCEDAETVSSIGKDLEELIPLMRDAYEAGDTVVRLHSGDPAIYGAALEQMDALEHEGVPTYIVPGVTSAFAASATMRTQLTLNEVANHVAFTRPQGKTLDEDEDHISEFVGMGDVTTCIYLGTHAVSETMDRLLEDGHDPETPVAAIYHASWPDEDVIEGTIATIGEKLEDAGYRASAMVVIGDAVGGEDYERSFLYGDWANRGSDADSQEADD, from the coding sequence ATGACTGACGAGACTGACGAGACGGACCCACAGACGGCAATCGACTCTGTCGCTGGGAACCGAGACGACCGCGTCTACGAGTACAGTGCCGGCGACGACCAGGAGGGCATTCCCTTCGTCGGAGCCGGGCCGGGCAACCCCCGGCTGCTGACCGTCGCTGGCCGGGAATTGCTGGCTGACGCCGACCTCGTGGTCCACGCCGGCTCGCTCGTCAACAGCGAACTGCTGGAGGAGTACTGCGAGGACGCCGAAACGGTGTCCTCTATCGGCAAGGACCTCGAAGAGCTGATTCCGCTGATGCGGGACGCCTACGAGGCCGGCGACACCGTTGTCCGCCTTCACAGCGGCGACCCTGCCATCTACGGCGCGGCTCTGGAGCAGATGGACGCGCTCGAACACGAGGGCGTCCCGACCTACATCGTCCCCGGCGTCACCTCTGCCTTCGCCGCCAGCGCGACGATGCGAACCCAGTTGACACTGAACGAGGTCGCCAACCACGTCGCCTTTACGCGCCCGCAGGGCAAGACGCTGGACGAGGACGAGGACCACATCTCCGAGTTCGTCGGTATGGGCGATGTCACGACCTGCATCTATCTGGGGACCCACGCTGTCAGCGAGACGATGGACCGGCTGCTCGAAGACGGCCACGACCCCGAAACACCAGTGGCGGCCATCTACCACGCGTCCTGGCCCGACGAGGACGTCATCGAGGGAACGATAGCCACCATCGGCGAGAAGCTGGAGGACGCGGGCTATCGCGCTTCCGCAATGGTCGTCATCGGTGATGCTGTCGGCGGCGAGGACTACGAGCGGTCGTTCCTCTACGGCGACTGGGCGAATCGCGGGAGCGACGCGGATTCACAGGAGGCTGATGACTGA
- the cbiG gene encoding cobalt-precorrin 5A hydrolase, with product MSTDTDDDSGSHGCKAPDSDGEVAENIAIVAFERKMDTAEDIVDGIGDRYESIDILEYHGDVFEEYWGEYDCFIGLMASGIAMRKTAHLLDDKWDDPAICVVDEELTWAIPITGGHHGANQVADDLASMGAVPAMTTASEAADKQGVEKQAKALDAHVVNGDSTVATNLAVLDDELGPIERLDGPKAVLVDDDVTVLKRNKDDGIVLGCGSVAGADVEQFHAAWEQALDEADLDRDDVEFVATGTRKADEEGMLAAAEEWGLGVIAFEKETLEGFEGPTPSRSKELIGWPGIAEASAIAAGSEHDLLAEKTRYDEAVTVAIGR from the coding sequence ATGAGCACCGACACAGACGACGACTCCGGTTCGCATGGTTGCAAAGCACCCGACTCAGACGGCGAAGTAGCAGAGAATATTGCCATCGTGGCCTTCGAGCGGAAGATGGACACGGCCGAGGACATCGTCGACGGTATCGGCGACCGCTACGAGTCCATCGATATCCTCGAATACCACGGCGACGTGTTCGAGGAGTACTGGGGCGAATACGACTGCTTCATCGGCCTGATGGCGAGTGGCATCGCGATGCGCAAGACCGCCCACCTGCTCGACGACAAGTGGGACGACCCCGCTATCTGTGTCGTCGACGAGGAACTCACGTGGGCCATCCCGATAACTGGCGGCCACCACGGCGCAAATCAGGTCGCTGACGACCTCGCAAGCATGGGCGCGGTGCCGGCGATGACGACCGCAAGCGAGGCTGCCGACAAGCAGGGCGTCGAGAAGCAGGCCAAGGCGCTGGACGCTCACGTGGTCAACGGCGACTCGACCGTGGCGACGAACCTCGCCGTGCTGGACGATGAACTCGGCCCTATCGAGCGCCTTGACGGGCCGAAGGCCGTGCTGGTCGACGACGACGTGACCGTCCTGAAGCGGAACAAGGACGACGGCATCGTGCTCGGTTGTGGCAGCGTCGCCGGCGCGGATGTCGAGCAGTTCCACGCGGCCTGGGAGCAGGCGCTGGACGAGGCCGACCTCGACCGCGACGATGTGGAGTTCGTCGCAACGGGTACCCGGAAAGCCGACGAGGAAGGCATGCTCGCCGCTGCTGAGGAGTGGGGACTGGGTGTCATCGCCTTCGAGAAGGAGACCTTGGAGGGGTTCGAGGGGCCGACCCCCTCGCGGTCGAAGGAACTCATCGGGTGGCCGGGCATCGCCGAGGCGTCGGCCATCGCCGCCGGCAGCGAACACGACCTGCTGGCCGAGAAGACCCGCTACGACGAGGCTGTGACCGTCGCTATCGGGCGCTAA
- a CDS encoding SDR family oxidoreductase has protein sequence MTTLLEDKVAVVTGGASGFGRAICRRYAEHGADVIVADRQQDPREGGKPTHELVEAETDRTAHFVECDVTDPDDLEVAVAAAEELGGIDIMVNNAGISEIADFYETTEEDYDRLMDVNTKGVFFGAQVATEAMRENGGGTVINMSSSGGIRGTGLLVNYCTSKGAVRLFTYALADRLSNYNIRVNAIHPGYSKTQMFEDERIDDTTKMMLKELIPSGRFGEPEEIADVATFLASDMASYVNGESVVVDGGLTNT, from the coding sequence ATGACAACACTACTCGAAGACAAGGTGGCGGTCGTTACGGGCGGCGCAAGCGGGTTCGGCCGGGCCATCTGCCGACGGTACGCGGAGCACGGCGCAGACGTTATCGTTGCGGACCGACAGCAGGACCCCCGCGAGGGCGGCAAACCGACCCACGAACTGGTCGAAGCTGAGACCGACCGAACGGCCCACTTCGTCGAGTGTGACGTGACCGACCCCGACGACCTGGAGGTGGCTGTCGCCGCGGCAGAGGAACTGGGCGGTATCGACATCATGGTCAACAATGCCGGCATCTCCGAGATAGCGGATTTCTACGAGACTACAGAGGAGGACTACGACCGGCTGATGGACGTGAACACGAAGGGTGTATTCTTCGGCGCGCAGGTCGCAACCGAGGCGATGCGGGAGAACGGCGGCGGCACCGTGATCAATATGTCCAGCTCCGGCGGCATCCGCGGCACCGGCCTGCTGGTCAACTACTGCACTTCGAAAGGCGCAGTCAGACTGTTCACCTACGCGCTCGCGGACCGCCTGAGCAACTACAACATCCGGGTCAACGCCATTCATCCGGGCTACAGCAAGACCCAGATGTTCGAGGACGAGCGCATCGACGACACGACGAAGATGATGCTGAAGGAACTCATCCCCTCGGGCCGCTTCGGCGAACCCGAGGAGATAGCCGACGTGGCGACGTTCCTCGCCAGCGATATGGCCTCCTACGTCAACGGCGAGAGCGTTGTAGTCGACGGAGGACTGACGAACACCTGA
- a CDS encoding precorrin-3B C(17)-methyltransferase, whose amino-acid sequence MSSDGRQSTAAAAEATRPADYGTLYVVGIGPGLPHDMTQRAKDVIQTADCIIASNLYQEFLRKDGTLPPQSAELDGETDDGEIAGEEGAVLERPDGSRQTLIRSSMGKQVELAREAFERVRAGEDIAHVSGGDPNVYGKSDLLFTMADADDADDVPIEIVPGVTAALSGAANLGAPLSNDFCTISLSDKWRGWDEIEEKLRAAAISGFVVVLYNCWRDYERAVDVLREERADDVPAAIVNDSGRGEAGRNLDDETETITTLGELPEHDDKVGGMGSSIVVGTHETEVWRNDYQEFLVTPRGGRDVDDF is encoded by the coding sequence ATGAGTAGCGACGGACGCCAGTCGACAGCGGCCGCGGCTGAGGCGACGCGTCCAGCCGACTACGGGACGCTGTACGTGGTCGGTATCGGGCCGGGGCTCCCCCACGACATGACCCAGCGGGCGAAAGACGTCATCCAGACCGCTGACTGTATCATCGCCTCGAACCTCTATCAAGAGTTCCTCCGGAAGGACGGCACGCTCCCGCCCCAATCGGCTGAACTCGACGGCGAAACCGATGACGGCGAAATCGCTGGCGAAGAAGGGGCCGTACTGGAGCGGCCCGACGGCAGTCGGCAGACGCTCATCCGGTCGTCGATGGGCAAACAGGTCGAACTCGCCCGCGAGGCCTTCGAGCGGGTCCGCGCCGGTGAAGACATCGCCCACGTCTCCGGCGGCGACCCGAACGTCTACGGGAAGTCCGACCTGCTGTTTACGATGGCCGATGCCGACGACGCCGACGATGTCCCCATCGAAATCGTCCCCGGTGTGACCGCAGCGCTGTCGGGGGCAGCGAACCTCGGCGCGCCGCTGTCGAACGATTTCTGTACGATTTCGCTGTCGGACAAATGGCGCGGCTGGGACGAAATCGAGGAGAAGCTCCGGGCGGCCGCGATCAGCGGCTTCGTCGTCGTCCTCTACAACTGCTGGCGCGATTACGAGCGGGCCGTCGACGTTCTCCGCGAGGAGCGAGCGGACGATGTGCCCGCTGCTATCGTCAACGACTCTGGCCGCGGCGAGGCCGGCCGGAACCTCGACGACGAGACGGAGACCATCACCACGCTCGGCGAACTGCCCGAGCACGACGACAAGGTCGGCGGCATGGGTTCGTCCATCGTCGTCGGCACCCACGAGACCGAAGTCTGGCGCAACGACTACCAGGAGTTCCTCGTCACCCCGCGCGGCGGGCGTGACGTCGACGATTTCTGA
- the cobJ gene encoding precorrin-3B C(17)-methyltransferase yields MSTDNTTDASTETESKCGASEARSASESASSAERSSADRSSGQGPREDGTAASEAEAETDTASKCGASSASSSTETTPDTGDDSASKCGASSSSESSSSSSSSSCGASSSSESDEEEEVGATVDDFDAEPGQLIAVGLGPGQPEGMTARARSALLDAEHIVGYTTYVELLPDEITEGADDIYNTPMCGEVSRTEEAIDRALAGNDVAIIGSGDPNVYALAGLALEIIESKGATATMLDFDVVPGVPAAQSCAARVGAPLVNDTVSISLSDHLTDMPTIESRLHAAAKEGFTITIYNPWSRKRRDNYEKCCEILLEHRDPETPVGVVHAAGREDEQVEIVELGELPELGETDLVDMTTTLLVGNEDTYVWDDRMVTPRGYETKYDY; encoded by the coding sequence ATGAGCACTGACAACACCACCGACGCAAGTACCGAGACAGAATCGAAGTGTGGCGCAAGCGAGGCGCGCAGCGCCTCGGAAAGCGCGAGTAGCGCGGAACGGAGTTCCGCGGACCGTTCGAGCGGGCAAGGCCCGCGAGAAGACGGCACGGCCGCGAGCGAAGCGGAAGCAGAGACCGATACCGCCTCCAAGTGCGGCGCGAGTTCGGCGAGTTCGTCGACGGAGACGACACCGGACACGGGCGACGACAGCGCCTCGAAGTGTGGGGCCTCGTCGTCGTCCGAATCGTCATCCTCGTCCAGCAGTAGTTCCTGCGGCGCGTCCTCGTCCAGTGAGTCGGACGAAGAGGAGGAAGTCGGTGCAACCGTTGACGACTTCGACGCCGAGCCGGGCCAGCTCATCGCCGTCGGCCTCGGTCCCGGGCAGCCGGAGGGGATGACTGCCCGCGCCCGCTCCGCCCTGCTGGACGCCGAGCACATCGTCGGCTACACGACCTACGTCGAACTGCTCCCCGACGAGATTACTGAGGGAGCCGACGACATCTACAACACGCCGATGTGCGGTGAAGTGTCTCGAACCGAAGAGGCAATCGACCGTGCGCTGGCGGGCAACGACGTGGCCATCATCGGCAGCGGCGACCCGAACGTGTACGCGCTGGCCGGCCTCGCGCTGGAGATAATCGAGTCCAAGGGCGCGACGGCGACGATGCTCGACTTCGACGTGGTTCCGGGCGTTCCGGCGGCCCAGTCCTGTGCGGCCCGTGTCGGCGCGCCGCTGGTCAACGACACCGTCTCCATCTCGCTGTCGGACCACCTCACCGACATGCCGACCATCGAGTCGCGGCTCCACGCCGCCGCCAAGGAGGGCTTTACCATCACGATCTACAACCCGTGGAGCCGCAAGCGCCGGGACAACTACGAGAAGTGCTGTGAGATTTTGCTGGAACACCGCGACCCCGAGACCCCTGTCGGCGTCGTCCACGCCGCCGGCCGCGAGGACGAGCAGGTCGAAATCGTCGAACTCGGCGAACTGCCCGAACTGGGCGAAACTGACCTCGTGGACATGACCACCACCCTCCTCGTGGGCAACGAGGACACCTACGTCTGGGACGACCGGATGGTGACCCCGCGGGGCTACGAAACCAAGTACGACTACTAA
- a CDS encoding ferredoxin: protein MYRITIDRDACDGVFACLVRDDRFVEDSEGLAAIETDDQTAIEATFDDDRRDDAEQAAAACPLDAIHVESVEEDAGAADTPAATDHEEVQP, encoded by the coding sequence ATGTACCGAATCACTATCGACCGCGACGCCTGCGACGGCGTGTTTGCCTGTCTCGTCCGCGACGACCGCTTCGTCGAGGATAGCGAGGGACTGGCGGCTATCGAGACGGACGACCAGACGGCAATCGAGGCCACTTTCGACGACGACCGGCGGGACGATGCCGAGCAGGCCGCTGCGGCCTGCCCGCTCGATGCGATTCACGTGGAATCTGTCGAGGAGGACGCCGGGGCCGCCGATACACCTGCCGCCACCGACCACGAGGAGGTCCAGCCATGA